CCCGAAGCAGATGCCCGCGACATCGACGCACGTCGACCCCAAGACGGCCACCGAGGACGGAAAGACGACTgtgtcgccgctgacggagCGCCCGGCCAGTTCGCTGCCCAactctgccgctgctgcgggtgctGCAAAGAGGGAGGCAGATGAGAACGAGGACTCTCAGCTGGACTGGCTGCCGGAGGCGCAGCCGACGGATTGGTCGGAGAGCAAACTGCCGAAGCTGTTCGGCTGCCACAACACGGCTGCCAAGGCGACCTCGAGCGCCATCCCGCTGCACGCCTCGTGGGACCTCTACGCCGATGACCACCAAGGTAGCAGCAATACGGCGTCTCATAGCTCCCCCACCAGCACCATGTCCTTCGAGCCCATTTTCGTCTCCAACGTCGGCGACGTGGAGAGCTTCTGGCGACTGTGGCGGTACCTGCCGGCGCCTTCGGGGCTTCCGACTGTCTACACGTACTCGTGGTTCCGTAAGGATATCAAGCCCGAGTGGGAGCACCCGCGCAACAAGAAGGGTGGCACCATCAGCATCGTTGTTTTCGACCGCGACCGCTCCGGCTTGAGCGACAAGCAAGTTCTCGATGACGTCTTCATGGCTATgctcgtcggcgccgtcggcgagAGCTTTCATGAGTGCAGCACGACGTTGAACGGTATCATGCTGAAGGTGCGGCCCAACAAACCTGTCACACTGCAGCTCTGGACGGCTCACTCGGAGGTGGGCAAGCTGAAGGCCTTTGCGAATAGCGTGCGTGACACGCTCAGCAAGATTATTGGTGCCAAGGCGATGCAGAAGCTGGAGTACTACTCCCACCACCAAAAGCAGGCCGCTACGAATAGCCTTGCCGCCCGCATGAAGGGCAAGACGAAGATCTCGCCCGATCACACCTTCTAGTCGAAGGAGGCGCGAACGACATAGGGAGACGAGGGAAGAAGGATCGCGAGAAGGGTGGCAGTGAGGGGAGCCGGAGAgggcgggtgtgtggggagTACGTGGTGGTCTAGCAGGAGTATGCGTATCTGCGTGCATGTTTTTCTTTGCGTTTTCGCACCGGGGAGGACTGTCAGAGTCGCTCTTCTGGCGGAACGGAGGCAACAAAAGGTTCACCATGGtcactcccccccctcttcttcctcctccccctcctcctccccctctcgctgtCCTTCTGTGccttcctccctccatcGCACACACGGTGTTTGCCGAGCTCGCtttgctctctccccctcccttctaCATCCGTGTGTCTGCaagcctctctctctgtttcttctgttttgttttgttttgttgaAGCAGCCACCGCTGTT
Above is a window of Leishmania mexicana MHOM/GT/2001/U1103 complete genome, chromosome 28 DNA encoding:
- a CDS encoding eukaryotic translation initiation factor,putative — protein: MNPSAAAYIPPKSDAKGEPKSSSAAAVAKPPSIQLATKLSAAAEPFVPGGPKQMPATSTHVDPKTATEDGKTTVSPLTERPASSLPNSAAAAGAAKREADENEDSQLDWLPEAQPTDWSESKLPKLFGCHNTAAKATSSAIPLHASWDLYADDHQGSSNTASHSSPTSTMSFEPIFVSNVGDVESFWRLWRYLPAPSGLPTVYTYSWFRKDIKPEWEHPRNKKGGTISIVVFDRDRSGLSDKQVLDDVFMAMLVGAVGESFHECSTTLNGIMLKVRPNKPVTLQLWTAHSEVGKLKAFANSVRDTLSKIIGAKAMQKLEYYSHHQKQAATNSLAARMKGKTKISPDHTF